From one Nitrosococcus halophilus Nc 4 genomic stretch:
- the rtcA gene encoding RNA 3'-terminal phosphate cyclase, with the protein MARGENISSELLIIDGSMGEGGGQILRTSLALSLCLNKPFRIINIRSRRKKPGLRPQHLAAVRAAAEVGNARVQGADIGSEALSFAPKGIKTGQYRFDIGTAGSTSLVLQTVLPALLQAKRVSRLALIGGTHNPLAPPFEFLQQAFIPLINRMGPSLKIALERPGFYPAGGGRVHVHIDPGDRLEPIHLLERGNIVDIRVCVLLSRLPDHIAQRELQVLSKALDIRKEQQTINRVSNARGPGNAVTVSVISEYITEVFTGFGERGVGAETVAQRLAGEVQRYLQAGVAVSEYMADQLLLPMALAGAGSMLTVQPSLHTQTNIEVLQQFIGLEVNMQEQAPDRWMIALKAR; encoded by the coding sequence ATGGCAAGAGGGGAAAATATCAGCTCCGAACTGCTGATTATTGACGGTTCTATGGGGGAAGGAGGGGGGCAGATTCTACGCACTTCACTGGCCCTTTCCCTGTGTTTGAACAAGCCCTTTCGTATCATCAACATTCGCAGCAGGCGAAAAAAACCTGGCCTTAGACCCCAGCACTTAGCGGCAGTTCGGGCCGCGGCTGAGGTGGGAAATGCTCGGGTGCAAGGGGCGGACATCGGTTCGGAGGCATTAAGTTTTGCACCCAAGGGGATCAAGACAGGCCAATATCGGTTTGATATTGGTACTGCGGGGAGCACCAGCTTGGTGCTCCAGACAGTCTTACCGGCGTTGTTGCAGGCAAAGAGGGTTTCCCGGTTAGCGTTAATCGGTGGCACCCACAATCCATTGGCGCCACCCTTTGAATTTTTGCAGCAGGCGTTTATCCCATTGATTAACCGTATGGGTCCTTCCTTGAAGATTGCGCTGGAGCGGCCGGGGTTTTATCCTGCCGGCGGAGGTAGGGTGCATGTCCATATTGATCCCGGAGATCGCTTGGAGCCGATTCACCTGCTTGAACGGGGCAATATCGTTGATATTCGGGTCTGTGTGCTGCTGTCCCGGTTACCGGATCACATTGCCCAGCGGGAGCTGCAAGTATTGTCTAAGGCGCTCGATATTCGTAAAGAACAACAAACCATCAACCGAGTGAGTAATGCCAGAGGACCCGGTAATGCGGTTACGGTAAGCGTAATCAGTGAGTATATCACTGAAGTGTTCACCGGCTTCGGTGAGCGAGGTGTGGGTGCGGAAACTGTGGCGCAACGGTTAGCTGGCGAAGTGCAACGTTATCTCCAGGCCGGTGTGGCGGTCAGTGAGTATATGGCTGATCAGTTGCTGTTACCCATGGCATTGGCAGGAGCAGGATCCATGCTGACCGTACAGCCCAGTCTGCATACCCAAACTAATATTGAAGTCTTGCAACAATTCATAGGTCTTGAGGTGAATATGCAAGAGCAGGCCCCGGATCGTTGGATGATTGCGTTAAAGGCTCGGTAA
- a CDS encoding DUF504 domain-containing protein, which produces MIPIHELLNRIRWDKTYGDAEFVIGYYDRLEDRVLRVSFRELFFPEENHFSFQLVDANGELHDIPYHRVREVFRNGKLIWHREQSC; this is translated from the coding sequence ATGATCCCGATACATGAATTGTTGAACAGGATTCGCTGGGATAAGACATACGGCGATGCAGAATTCGTAATCGGTTATTATGACCGACTCGAAGACCGTGTGCTTCGGGTTTCTTTTCGGGAATTATTTTTTCCCGAAGAGAATCACTTTTCCTTTCAGCTAGTCGATGCCAACGGTGAACTCCACGATATACCCTATCACCGAGTCCGGGAGGTTTTTCGCAACGGTAAACTGATCTGGCACCGTGAGCAGTCATGTTGA
- a CDS encoding reverse transcriptase-like protein has product MSSSQQRQAQARHLNKVIDRVLLEPTEKHIQEVVQSSRPAMTAAMAERVRRRATLLARRERLSRKIFLDRRDTLIRLIYAGRAPADCYCAWTDGSVYSAAEKCIAGLGGILLDPGGTMISEFSLRKEERDGFTAEIAAIETVLGKARAHGVTRLRVHTDCKALVQLWFRRREDARLAEMRRLAGEFKLLQLQNVPRQHNHSAHQLARQAMVRPTVEYPGCSV; this is encoded by the coding sequence ATGTCTTCATCACAGCAACGCCAGGCTCAGGCGCGCCACTTGAATAAGGTGATTGATAGGGTGTTGCTTGAGCCCACTGAGAAGCACATCCAGGAGGTAGTGCAATCGAGCCGCCCTGCAATGACCGCTGCCATGGCGGAACGCGTGCGGCGACGAGCCACCCTGTTAGCCCGCAGGGAACGCCTGTCTCGAAAAATATTTCTGGACAGGCGGGATACATTAATACGGTTAATCTATGCCGGTAGGGCACCGGCGGATTGCTATTGCGCCTGGACGGATGGCTCTGTGTATAGTGCGGCTGAGAAATGTATTGCTGGCCTAGGGGGTATTCTTTTGGATCCGGGGGGCACGATGATCAGCGAGTTCTCTCTCCGGAAAGAGGAGAGGGACGGTTTTACCGCGGAAATCGCGGCAATTGAAACGGTTTTGGGAAAGGCCCGTGCCCATGGGGTCACTAGGTTGCGGGTACACACCGATTGTAAGGCTCTGGTACAGTTGTGGTTTCGGCGGCGTGAGGATGCAAGGTTGGCAGAGATGCGTCGTCTCGCAGGTGAGTTCAAGTTATTACAACTGCAAAATGTGCCCCGCCAGCATAATCACTCTGCACATCAGTTGGCCAGACAGGCCATGGTGAGGCCAACCGTCGAATACCCGGGCTGCAGTGTTTGA
- the pdhA gene encoding pyruvate dehydrogenase (acetyl-transferring) E1 component subunit alpha, whose amino-acid sequence MPRKEIKLDHSIEHLSILDENGRLDQDLMPDLSKEQLLRFHRGMLLARRFDERLLLLQRQGHIGTFAPVKGQEAAQIGAVANLKAEDWMLPAFREIAAILWRGTLPSALIIFNAGYNEGGKIPQQQRDFPNAVPVASQLPHGVGIAYGIKYRKKQEVVLTFFGDGATSEGDFHEALNFAAVFEVPAVFICQNNHWAISVPREKQTKSKTLAQKALAYGIPGIQVDGNDVLAVYAATQEAVERARSGGGPTLIECVTYRLTMHTTVDDPTKYRQEEEVKIWEKRDPLPRFQKFLQEAGHLSEKDIDDLEKEIKEHLDTEWSEAQQQMEKMGNPLDMFEHVYAQLPPYLQEQKEAFSQFIEAQKEADHA is encoded by the coding sequence ATGCCAAGAAAAGAAATCAAGTTAGATCACTCGATTGAGCACCTTTCCATACTTGATGAGAATGGCAGGCTCGATCAGGATTTAATGCCAGATCTCTCCAAAGAGCAATTACTTCGGTTCCACCGAGGGATGTTGCTTGCTCGCCGCTTTGATGAGCGCTTGTTGTTGTTGCAACGGCAAGGACATATTGGAACCTTTGCGCCCGTCAAGGGTCAGGAGGCAGCGCAAATTGGCGCTGTTGCCAATTTAAAAGCTGAAGATTGGATGCTCCCCGCTTTCCGCGAAATTGCCGCTATTCTCTGGCGAGGGACGCTCCCTTCGGCCCTAATCATTTTTAATGCAGGCTACAATGAGGGGGGAAAGATTCCACAACAGCAGCGGGATTTTCCCAATGCAGTCCCGGTAGCCTCCCAGCTTCCCCATGGGGTGGGAATTGCTTATGGGATTAAATACCGGAAGAAACAAGAGGTCGTGTTGACCTTCTTTGGCGATGGGGCAACTTCCGAAGGCGATTTCCATGAAGCATTAAATTTTGCCGCCGTATTTGAGGTTCCCGCAGTGTTTATATGTCAGAACAATCATTGGGCTATCTCTGTTCCTCGTGAGAAGCAGACCAAGTCCAAGACCTTAGCACAAAAAGCTTTAGCCTATGGGATACCGGGGATTCAAGTGGATGGTAACGATGTCTTGGCCGTTTATGCAGCAACTCAAGAGGCGGTTGAGCGTGCTCGTTCTGGCGGGGGGCCTACTTTGATCGAGTGTGTCACCTACCGCCTTACCATGCACACCACCGTGGATGACCCTACCAAGTATCGCCAGGAAGAGGAAGTCAAAATCTGGGAAAAGCGGGATCCCCTACCGCGATTTCAAAAATTTTTGCAAGAAGCGGGACACCTCTCAGAAAAAGATATTGATGATCTAGAGAAGGAAATAAAAGAACACCTGGATACAGAGTGGTCAGAAGCCCAGCAGCAAATGGAAAAGATGGGTAATCCCCTCGATATGTTTGAGCATGTTTATGCCCAATTGCCTCCTTATCTTCAGGAACAAAAAGAAGCCTTCAGCCAGTTTATAGAGGCGCAAAAGGAGGCAGACCATGCCTGA
- a CDS encoding alpha-ketoacid dehydrogenase subunit beta produces the protein MPELTMVEALNLALKQEMEKDDRVMVLGEDVGVDGGVFRVTDGLIDAFGKERVMDTPLAEGVIVGASLGMAAYGLRPVCEMQFSGFSYFAMHQVEGHVSRLRWRSQGRYTVPMVIRMPYGAGVHALEHHSESKEIYYAHTPGLKMVIPSSPRNARALLVSAIRDPDPVVFFEPKLIYRAFREEVPEEEETFPLGKSRILREGNDLTLIAYGAMLHRTLEAAARLSEEEGVEAEVIDLVTIHPLDDKLFTESARKTGRIVIVHEAHRSFGPAGEIMARLIEKSFFYLEAPIQRVTGFDVIVPFFAREQDYLPTVPRILAAARQALSA, from the coding sequence ATGCCTGAACTCACTATGGTGGAAGCCTTGAACCTTGCCCTTAAGCAAGAAATGGAAAAGGATGACCGGGTGATGGTGCTAGGTGAAGATGTGGGCGTAGACGGTGGGGTCTTTCGGGTTACTGATGGCCTCATTGATGCCTTTGGTAAAGAACGGGTGATGGATACCCCTTTAGCAGAGGGGGTCATTGTGGGGGCTTCCCTTGGCATGGCGGCTTATGGACTTCGGCCTGTTTGTGAGATGCAGTTTTCTGGATTTAGTTACTTTGCTATGCACCAGGTAGAGGGCCATGTCTCCCGGCTGCGTTGGCGTTCCCAGGGGCGTTATACCGTTCCCATGGTGATACGAATGCCTTATGGCGCCGGTGTCCATGCACTGGAGCATCATTCCGAAAGTAAAGAAATCTACTATGCCCATACGCCGGGACTCAAAATGGTCATACCCTCTAGCCCTCGTAACGCCCGGGCCCTATTAGTCAGTGCTATTCGCGATCCGGATCCAGTGGTGTTTTTTGAACCTAAGCTGATTTATCGTGCTTTTCGCGAGGAAGTTCCCGAGGAAGAAGAAACATTCCCTTTAGGAAAATCCAGGATCCTACGAGAAGGCAATGATCTGACCTTGATTGCCTATGGCGCTATGCTGCATCGCACCTTAGAGGCCGCAGCCAGGCTGTCAGAAGAAGAAGGGGTGGAGGCAGAAGTTATTGATCTCGTCACTATACATCCTCTGGATGACAAACTATTCACTGAATCGGCTCGGAAGACGGGCCGAATCGTCATTGTCCATGAAGCTCATCGAAGTTTTGGACCCGCAGGGGAAATCATGGCCCGTTTGATAGAGAAGTCGTTTTTCTACTTGGAAGCCCCGATTCAACGGGTCACTGGATTCGATGTCATTGTGCCCTTCTTTGCACGAGAACAGGACTATTTACCTACCGTGCCCCGTATTCTGGCAGCGGCCCGACAGGCGCTCAGTGCATAA
- a CDS encoding dihydrolipoamide acetyltransferase family protein: MAEEFKFQDPGEGIHEAEIHEIRVSEGDSVEEGEILLDAETDKATFELPASFTGTIEQIKVQEGDRAQVGDVLMTYRAKGEQAPTEEKAQPEEEKKTPPAEEISEKKQPKPEQPPKPEKGPVPASPATRRLARELGVNLREVSGSGPAGRVESEDVRAYAEQKKKAPKEERPPQRAGRFPPEVPPLPDFSQWGTVKTLPFRGIRRRTAERMALAWSQIPHVTHEDVADITELEDFRRQQKATVEAQGGRLSLTVLVMKAAVAALKKFPRFNASLDVESEEIILKEYYHLGIAVDSEQGLIVPVIRDVDRKSLIDLAIELPQVVEQVQSGNMKPETMRGGTFTLTNPAAIGGTRFAPIVNYPQVAILGMGRARLEPVIQGDREDFTVVPRLRLPLIVAFDHRINDGADAARFARAIVDILADPEAFMLAV; this comes from the coding sequence ATGGCCGAAGAGTTTAAATTTCAAGATCCGGGGGAAGGTATCCATGAAGCGGAAATTCATGAAATCAGAGTGTCTGAGGGGGACTCGGTAGAAGAAGGAGAGATTCTTCTGGACGCGGAGACGGACAAGGCGACCTTTGAACTGCCGGCTTCTTTCACCGGCACCATTGAGCAGATCAAAGTCCAAGAAGGGGATCGGGCTCAAGTAGGTGATGTGTTGATGACTTATCGAGCAAAGGGAGAACAGGCTCCGACTGAGGAAAAAGCACAGCCCGAGGAGGAGAAAAAAACTCCGCCGGCAGAAGAAATCTCCGAAAAAAAGCAGCCAAAACCGGAGCAGCCCCCCAAGCCAGAAAAAGGTCCAGTGCCGGCATCGCCGGCAACGCGACGGTTGGCAAGAGAGTTAGGTGTGAATTTGCGGGAGGTTTCAGGGAGTGGACCCGCTGGGCGTGTGGAATCTGAAGATGTCAGAGCGTACGCAGAGCAGAAAAAGAAGGCGCCTAAAGAGGAGAGACCCCCACAAAGAGCGGGCCGTTTTCCACCCGAGGTTCCTCCTTTGCCTGATTTCAGCCAATGGGGGACTGTAAAAACCCTTCCATTCCGGGGTATCCGGCGCAGAACCGCTGAACGCATGGCCCTGGCCTGGTCCCAGATTCCCCATGTCACCCATGAAGATGTCGCTGATATTACGGAACTTGAGGATTTTCGCCGCCAGCAAAAAGCCACCGTGGAAGCCCAGGGGGGTCGGCTTAGCTTGACCGTGTTGGTGATGAAAGCTGCTGTGGCAGCGCTTAAAAAATTTCCCCGCTTTAATGCTAGCCTGGATGTGGAGTCGGAAGAGATTATTTTAAAGGAATACTATCATTTGGGGATCGCGGTAGATAGCGAACAAGGATTGATTGTGCCGGTCATACGGGATGTGGATCGTAAAAGTCTTATTGATTTGGCCATTGAACTGCCGCAAGTGGTGGAGCAGGTACAAAGCGGTAATATGAAACCCGAGACGATGCGAGGCGGTACCTTCACGCTGACTAACCCTGCTGCCATTGGGGGAACTCGTTTTGCTCCCATCGTCAATTACCCCCAGGTGGCTATCTTAGGGATGGGCCGCGCGCGGCTAGAACCTGTCATTCAAGGGGACAGAGAGGATTTTACCGTGGTTCCCCGCTTGCGTTTGCCATTAATTGTGGCTTTTGATCACCGGATAAATGATGGGGCCGATGCCGCTCGTTTTGCTCGAGCAATTGTCGACATTTTGGCTGATCCAGAAGCTTTTATGTTGGCGGTTTAG
- a CDS encoding carbonic anhydrase, with the protein MKESWKLIAIVMLSLSVIAPSSADQQNLFRGLPLSAEADINLNLEYRHMPRGREDEIIWGYEDFNGPDKWAELDPSFYLCSEGMSQSPIDIDPMTVIPQALPDIGFSYQPTSVHVFNNGRTIELEYDPGSFIEIIEEDEFEGEGERYDLHQLHFHSYSEHTLALGARFDMEMHLVHLSTDPGSDTPVAVVTAFIREGEENQVLKRVWKNLPKHEGDEFYLPFSLNIDDALPTDRRTYRYKGSFTTPPCTEGVQWVVLKQPIEMSQEQIEKFRKILNHSCCDNNYRPTQPLNGRQILFDTTQGGLPE; encoded by the coding sequence ATGAAAGAAAGCTGGAAATTAATAGCAATTGTAATGCTATCACTATCCGTCATCGCTCCCTCCAGTGCAGATCAGCAGAATCTATTTCGGGGGCTACCTCTCAGCGCTGAGGCCGATATCAACCTAAACCTAGAATATAGGCATATGCCCCGAGGCAGGGAAGATGAAATTATCTGGGGTTATGAGGATTTCAATGGGCCAGACAAATGGGCCGAGCTCGATCCTAGCTTTTATCTTTGCTCCGAGGGTATGTCACAATCCCCCATCGATATCGATCCGATGACGGTCATCCCCCAGGCTCTTCCCGATATCGGTTTTTCCTATCAACCGACATCAGTTCATGTTTTTAATAATGGCCGTACTATTGAATTAGAATACGACCCCGGAAGTTTTATCGAGATCATAGAAGAGGACGAGTTCGAAGGAGAAGGAGAGCGCTATGATCTCCATCAGCTTCACTTTCATAGCTATAGCGAACATACTTTAGCCTTAGGGGCTCGGTTTGATATGGAAATGCACCTAGTGCATCTCAGCACTGACCCTGGTAGTGATACCCCGGTGGCAGTGGTCACTGCCTTCATCCGCGAAGGTGAAGAAAATCAAGTTTTAAAAAGAGTATGGAAAAATTTACCCAAACATGAAGGAGATGAATTCTATTTGCCTTTCTCCCTAAATATTGACGATGCCTTACCAACCGACCGGCGCACTTACCGCTATAAAGGTTCATTTACCACCCCTCCCTGCACAGAAGGGGTCCAATGGGTGGTATTAAAGCAACCCATTGAAATGTCCCAGGAACAAATAGAAAAATTTAGGAAAATTTTGAATCATTCCTGTTGCGACAATAATTATCGTCCTACTCAGCCGTTAAATGGACGTCAAATATTGTTTGACACCACTCAAGGAGGATTACCGGAATAA
- a CDS encoding copper-translocating P-type ATPase: MKHSKHNNQSKKAEAAAPIDHTGHEQMFRRRFWICLGLSLPVLLYSETLQDWLSFTMPAFPGSQWITPAFSVIVFLYGGIPFLQMAVGELKSRQPGMMTLISLAITVAFIYSLATLLMKEAIGFFWELVTLIDVMLLGHWIEMRSVRQASGALDELAKLMPETAERITAEGRTEEVPVSALQENDRVLIRPGQNIPADGEVAEGQSEVNESMITGESRPVKKQPGDKVIGGTLNGDGSLRVQVTATGEKTTLAGIMRLVEEAQQSKSRTQVLADRAAGWLFYTALAVAGITAIAWTLAVGFNVEVIKRVATVLVIACPHALGLAVPLVVAITTSVAASKGVLVRDRLALEAARELDAVIFDKTGTLTTGKQGVVDMAVMEGWDKDSALALAAAVEGDSEHMIARGIQEAAQKKELSLPKVREFEALKGRGVRARRGDHRVFVGGPRLLEQLELEVPSMLQSFANGAGEKGQTVIYLIEDEALVAAFALSDVIREESKEVVEQLHSMGLEVVMLTGDSQEVAKAVAAELGIDHYFAEVLPDHKNDKVSELQSQGKKVAMVGDGVNDAPALIRADVGIAIGSGTDVAVESAGIILVKSNPMDVVRVLKLSRATRRKMIQNLWWAAGYNIVALPLAAGILAPVGFLLSPAVGALVMSLSTVIVAMNAQLLRRAEI; this comes from the coding sequence TTGAAACATTCAAAACATAATAACCAATCAAAAAAAGCGGAAGCGGCTGCCCCTATAGACCACACGGGCCATGAACAAATGTTTCGCCGTCGATTCTGGATCTGCTTAGGATTGTCATTGCCCGTTTTGCTCTACAGTGAGACGCTCCAGGACTGGCTGAGTTTTACCATGCCAGCATTTCCTGGCAGTCAGTGGATTACGCCGGCTTTCTCTGTAATCGTGTTCCTATATGGCGGCATCCCTTTTCTGCAAATGGCAGTGGGGGAATTAAAAAGCCGGCAACCGGGGATGATGACCTTAATTTCTTTAGCCATTACCGTTGCCTTTATCTATAGCCTTGCCACCCTCCTAATGAAGGAAGCCATAGGGTTTTTCTGGGAATTGGTCACTTTAATTGATGTCATGTTATTAGGGCATTGGATCGAAATGCGCAGTGTGCGCCAGGCCTCGGGAGCTTTGGATGAATTGGCTAAATTGATGCCTGAAACCGCCGAGCGCATTACCGCCGAAGGCCGCACGGAAGAAGTCCCTGTAAGCGCTTTGCAGGAAAACGATAGGGTGTTGATCCGGCCGGGGCAGAATATTCCCGCAGATGGCGAAGTTGCGGAGGGTCAATCTGAGGTCAATGAATCCATGATCACTGGCGAGTCCCGCCCTGTTAAGAAACAGCCAGGAGACAAAGTGATTGGGGGTACTCTGAATGGCGATGGCAGTCTACGGGTGCAAGTGACGGCCACGGGCGAGAAGACCACTTTGGCGGGCATCATGCGGTTAGTGGAGGAGGCCCAGCAAAGCAAATCTCGGACCCAAGTGCTGGCGGACCGGGCTGCGGGTTGGCTGTTTTACACGGCCTTGGCTGTTGCCGGTATAACCGCCATTGCCTGGACTTTGGCGGTAGGGTTTAATGTCGAAGTCATCAAGCGTGTGGCGACGGTCCTTGTTATCGCCTGCCCCCATGCCTTGGGATTGGCGGTACCCTTGGTGGTGGCGATTACCACTTCTGTGGCGGCAAGCAAAGGCGTTTTGGTACGAGATCGCTTGGCTTTAGAAGCGGCCCGGGAATTGGATGCGGTGATCTTTGATAAAACCGGCACCTTAACGACAGGGAAACAGGGCGTAGTGGATATGGCGGTGATGGAAGGCTGGGATAAGGACTCGGCGCTGGCTCTTGCCGCTGCGGTGGAAGGGGACTCCGAGCATATGATTGCCCGTGGCATTCAAGAGGCCGCCCAAAAGAAGGAGCTATCTCTGCCTAAAGTCAGAGAGTTTGAGGCGCTTAAGGGGCGGGGAGTGCGCGCCCGTAGGGGGGACCATCGTGTCTTTGTAGGGGGCCCCCGATTATTGGAGCAGTTGGAATTGGAAGTTCCCTCGATGTTGCAATCTTTTGCCAATGGGGCTGGAGAGAAGGGGCAGACGGTGATTTATCTGATTGAAGATGAGGCGCTCGTTGCTGCCTTTGCCCTCAGCGATGTTATCCGGGAAGAGAGCAAAGAAGTCGTCGAACAGTTGCATTCCATGGGGCTAGAAGTGGTGATGCTTACTGGCGATAGTCAGGAGGTGGCCAAAGCCGTAGCGGCGGAATTAGGGATTGACCATTATTTTGCTGAAGTTCTACCGGATCATAAGAATGATAAGGTCAGTGAACTACAGTCCCAAGGTAAGAAGGTGGCCATGGTCGGTGATGGGGTTAACGATGCGCCTGCCTTGATCCGGGCTGATGTGGGCATTGCGATTGGCAGCGGCACGGATGTGGCCGTGGAATCGGCCGGGATCATTTTGGTGAAAAGCAATCCCATGGATGTGGTTCGAGTCCTCAAATTGAGTCGTGCTACCCGCCGTAAGATGATACAAAATCTGTGGTGGGCGGCCGGCTATAATATTGTGGCCTTACCTTTGGCCGCCGGGATATTAGCACCGGTGGGTTTTTTGCTCTCCCCGGCTGTCGGTGCTTTGGTGATGTCTTTAAGTACCGTCATTGTCGCGATGAATGCCCAGTTGTTACGCCGGGCGGAAATCTGA
- a CDS encoding inorganic pyrophosphatase — MSPSDEFSRWRPHPWHGLETGLHPPERVHAYIEITPFDLMKYEIDKTTGYLRVDRPQRSSSLPPALYGFIPRTYCGDQVASLCEGAEEGDGDPLDICVLSERPISRSEVILNARVVGGLQTIDHGQIDDKIIAVLEKDDFLDVAKDISDLPVILIERLRHYFATYKMIPGESSPVSIGQTYGCEHAFQVVTASMEDYAKKYSHS; from the coding sequence ATGAGCCCTTCTGACGAGTTTTCCCGCTGGCGCCCCCATCCCTGGCATGGTTTAGAAACAGGTTTGCACCCCCCAGAACGGGTCCATGCCTATATTGAAATCACCCCCTTTGATCTTATGAAATATGAAATTGATAAAACCACGGGTTATCTCCGGGTTGATCGTCCTCAGCGTAGTTCTTCGCTTCCCCCGGCGCTGTATGGTTTTATTCCAAGAACCTATTGTGGCGATCAAGTGGCAAGCCTTTGTGAGGGAGCAGAAGAGGGGGATGGAGACCCCTTGGATATTTGTGTACTCAGTGAAAGACCTATTAGTCGCTCGGAAGTGATTTTGAATGCGAGAGTGGTGGGGGGGTTGCAGACCATTGATCATGGACAGATCGATGACAAAATTATTGCCGTGCTAGAGAAAGATGACTTTTTGGATGTTGCTAAAGATATTTCAGATCTTCCCGTTATTCTAATTGAGCGGCTACGCCATTATTTTGCTACTTACAAGATGATACCTGGCGAATCTTCGCCAGTTTCCATAGGCCAGACCTATGGCTGCGAGCATGCTTTCCAGGTGGTCACTGCATCCATGGAAGATTACGCCAAAAAATACAGCCATTCATAA
- a CDS encoding PF20097 family protein — MMKRDNIEVDIEHCPICRSELQCGYLLGKQNRIRWSKSPKGMTIFHGVPLMKLEKDFWRRGRWWWFAPSIKAVRCEKCRLVIFHYNNDAQENMQNEQTALLIMGGFLSVAAVALIGFVLWVWSLPASMPLVAVLLMVLISLLMLLLGFVFLMHAVRSLRANKSLRTKV, encoded by the coding sequence ATGATGAAAAGAGATAATATTGAAGTGGACATTGAGCATTGTCCTATTTGTAGGAGTGAGTTGCAGTGCGGTTATCTACTTGGCAAACAGAATCGAATCCGTTGGTCAAAGTCTCCTAAAGGAATGACTATTTTTCACGGCGTTCCACTCATGAAACTTGAAAAAGATTTTTGGCGCCGAGGGCGCTGGTGGTGGTTTGCGCCAAGCATTAAGGCGGTCAGATGTGAGAAATGCCGGTTGGTAATTTTTCACTACAATAATGACGCCCAGGAGAATATGCAAAATGAACAAACAGCGCTCCTAATTATGGGGGGTTTTTTGAGTGTTGCTGCGGTTGCTCTCATTGGGTTTGTTTTATGGGTCTGGAGCTTGCCAGCCTCAATGCCATTAGTTGCGGTCCTTTTGATGGTTCTTATTTCATTGTTAATGTTGCTGCTGGGATTTGTCTTTCTTATGCACGCAGTCAGGTCTTTGCGAGCAAACAAATCGCTGAGAACAAAAGTATAA
- a CDS encoding IS4 family transposase yields the protein MKKILHRMLSEIMHLKRLWTLVLLVETVLETKRLSVTQLGRSLKLPIQERSGIRRSDRFMGNKYVQAQSKAVYEALVKQLVGNKRRPWILVDWSHLPNTDLYVLRAALVAPGRALTLYETVHAQSQQGNERVQRAFLKTLKALLPAASRPVIITDAGFHNPWFKQIVSYGWDYVGRIRGRKSYRPVGEREWRPCRELWAQASGRAKALGAVEMCRKNPLKSRFYLFKGKARGRHGKSIAEYRLAAKEPWLLASSLCGRQSAKRVVKLYRTRMQIEEGFRDLKSPAYGFSFNLAYSRDPHRIEVLLLIAALAGMVAWAVGWLTERQQLHYQFQANSIKHRRVLSLFYLGCQVIRRKVRVIVSEQSIREVFDAIENEGCPP from the coding sequence GTGAAGAAGATTTTACACCGGATGTTGTCGGAGATCATGCATTTAAAACGCTTGTGGACGTTGGTGTTGTTGGTGGAGACGGTCTTGGAGACGAAGCGGTTATCGGTAACCCAGCTGGGTCGGTCATTGAAGTTACCGATTCAAGAGCGCAGTGGGATACGGCGGTCGGACCGATTTATGGGGAATAAGTACGTCCAAGCCCAAAGCAAAGCGGTGTATGAGGCGTTAGTCAAGCAGCTGGTGGGAAACAAACGGCGGCCGTGGATACTGGTAGATTGGAGTCATCTACCGAACACAGACTTGTATGTATTGCGGGCAGCATTAGTGGCGCCGGGACGGGCGTTGACCCTGTATGAGACGGTCCATGCGCAATCGCAGCAGGGGAATGAGCGCGTGCAGCGAGCTTTTTTAAAGACGCTCAAGGCGTTGTTACCGGCGGCGAGTCGGCCCGTGATTATCACGGACGCCGGATTTCATAACCCCTGGTTTAAGCAAATTGTGAGTTATGGCTGGGATTACGTAGGCCGGATCCGGGGGCGAAAATCCTACCGACCGGTGGGGGAGCGGGAATGGCGGCCCTGCCGAGAATTATGGGCGCAAGCCAGTGGCCGAGCGAAGGCACTCGGAGCGGTAGAGATGTGTCGTAAGAACCCGTTAAAGAGTAGGTTCTATTTGTTCAAAGGAAAAGCCCGGGGTCGGCATGGCAAGTCGATAGCCGAATACCGTCTGGCGGCGAAGGAGCCGTGGTTGTTGGCCAGCTCCTTGTGCGGTCGTCAATCGGCCAAGCGCGTGGTGAAACTCTATCGTACGCGGATGCAGATTGAAGAAGGGTTCCGGGATTTGAAAAGTCCAGCCTATGGCTTCAGTTTTAATCTGGCCTATAGTCGTGACCCGCACCGCATTGAGGTGTTGCTGTTGATTGCGGCTTTGGCAGGCATGGTGGCCTGGGCCGTGGGTTGGCTGACAGAGCGGCAACAATTACATTATCAGTTTCAGGCCAATTCGATAAAACATCGGCGCGTGCTCTCTCTATTCTATCTAGGCTGCCAAGTGATTCGACGAAAAGTAAGGGTAATCGTAAGTGAACAAAGTATCCGTGAGGTTTTCGATGCTATCGAAAATGAAGGATGCCCCCCATGA